In the Candidatus Methanosphaera massiliense genome, GTTATATGTTTGTGAACACTTATTCAGCTTCAGCTTCTTCTCTAGGTGTGTTCATTTTTTTAACTAACTCTGTAGGGTCAACTACTTGTTTATCAAGTGTTAACTCTTCTGGAGATAATCCCATTGCTAATCCGTATAATTGAGCTAAGTGTAATACAGGGATTGCGAAGTCTGTTCCGTATTGTTCGTTTACTTCTTTTTGTCCTACATCAAACTGCATGTGACAGAAAGGACATACGTTTATAATAGCATCTACGCCAGCTGCTTTCATGTTTTCTAATTTTTCATGGGTGAAACTGGTTGTTACTTCTAAATCTCTTGCTCTGAGTCCTCCACCTGCTCCACAGCACATCATTTTGTCTTTGTATGGTACTGATTTAGCACCTGTGATTTCTACAAGTTCATCTAAGATTTTTGGATTTTTAGGGTTGTCTATTTGTAATTCATCACTAGGTTTTAAGAAGTGGCATCCGTAGTGTACAGCAACGTTTAAGTTTAAATCTTTTTCGAAGATTTCAGATATTTTATCTAATCCTACATCATTGTATAATACTTCTGCGAAGTGTCTTACTTCTGTTGTACCTTTGTATTCTCTGTTGATTTCAGATAAGGAATTGTTTACTTTGTTTTTGAAATCTTCATCTTCTTTTAATAATAAGTTTGCTTCGTGAAGTGAACCGAAACATCCGTTACATTCTGTTAATACTTGGGAACCCATATCTTCTGCAATTGTTAAGTTTCTTGCTGCAATTGTTGCCCATGTTTCTTTATCAAAT is a window encoding:
- the hdrB gene encoding CoB--CoM heterodisulfide reductase subunit B; this encodes MAYAYFLGCIMNNRYPGIEKSTRVLMDKLGVELQEMEGASCCPAPGVFGSFDKETWATIAARNLTIAEDMGSQVLTECNGCFGSLHEANLLLKEDEDFKNKVNNSLSEINREYKGTTEVRHFAEVLYNDVGLDKISEIFEKDLNLNVAVHYGCHFLKPSDELQIDNPKNPKILDELVEITGAKSVPYKDKMMCCGAGGGLRARDLEVTTSFTHEKLENMKAAGVDAIINVCPFCHMQFDVGQKEVNEQYGTDFAIPVLHLAQLYGLAMGLSPEELTLDKQVVDPTELVKKMNTPREEAEAE